One window from the genome of Nicotiana tomentosiformis chromosome 5, ASM39032v3, whole genome shotgun sequence encodes:
- the LOC138892248 gene encoding uncharacterized mitochondrial protein AtMg00810-like, whose translation MASEYVILAIYVDDINLVGTSEKFQKEIEYLKKEFEMKDLGKTKLCLGLQIEYLADEIFIHQSAYTERVLKRFYMDKMHALSTPIVARSLELRVTAYTTAYKQLTQQLAVAAYTTASFLL comes from the exons atggcttcagaatatgttatacttgctatttatgttgatgacataaatcttgttggaacttcagaaAAGTTCCAAAAGgaaattgaatatcttaagaaagaatttgagatgaaagatcttggaaagacaaaactttgtcttggtctgcaaattgaatatttagcggacgagatctttatccatcaatctgcctatacagaaagggtcttaaaacgttTTTACATGGACAAAATGCACgcattgagtacaccaatagttgctcgatcacttgaa cttAGAGTAACAGCTTATacaacagcttacaagcagcttacacagcagcttgcagtagcagcttacacaacagcttcctttcttctataa